The sequence CAAATACCTGATACGATTGGCAGACTCCATAGTTTGAAGTACTTGGAcatatcaaataataatttatCTGGTCCACTGCCAAAAACAATGGGTGGTCTGTGCAACTTGACCATGTTAGATTTATCTCAAAATAACATTGGTGGGGAGCTAACTAATCTATTTGATGGTTTATGTGCCTGCACACAATGGACATCTTTACTATCCTTATACATGCAGCACAATCATTTAAGCGGTACTATTCCTTCGAGTATGGGTCGAGTATCTCAATTACTAAATCTATACCTCTCCTCAAACTCTCTAGTAGGTACCATCACCGAAGCACACTTTTCTAATCTCACAAATTTAATAGGATTTACCATATCTTCCAACTCCTTGAACGTGATCCTACCGAATGATTGGCATCCCCCTTTTAATGTCGAATTTATTGGCATGAGCTTTTGTTATTTAGGAGCTGAATTGCCTGCTTGGCTTCAAACTCAGACGCAATTGACTACTCTATATCTATGTGGAGTAGGACTCTCGGGCAACCTCCcaatttggttttcaaattttTCAAGAGGGTTACAGAGTCTTAACATGAGCTCTAACAATTTACGAGGTCGACTACCTTTCGCTCCTCAATTGATGTTAGACCTCTCCAATAATTCATTTGTGGGACCTATTCCCCTAAGCTTCACAAAAGCTACGAGTCTCTCTCTACTGTCTTTATCTCATAACCATATTAATGGTCGTCTGCCTCCcttcttttgcaatatgcaaTCACTTCAGGTTCTTGATCTATCTAACAGTCGCTTAATTGGAGAAGTACCAGATTGTCCGAACTCATTCCCCATCTCTCTACAGTCATTACATTTGAATAATAACAATATGTCCGGAACAATTCCTTTGTTTTTGAAACATTGTCACAAATTAGTTACCCTTGATCTTGGTGAAAATAAATTGCATGGCAGAATTCCAACATGGATAGGAAGAAACCTCTGGTCGTTGAGAGTTCTTCGTCTGAGGTCAAACGTTCTATATGGTACCATCCCAATGAATATAGTGAATCTCACTTCTCTCCAGCTATTGGATCTTTCTTCCAACAATCTAACTGGCAGTCTACCATCATCTCTAGGAAATTTCAGTGCCATGGTTGAGACACAAAATGATACCGGGTCAATGCTTCATATCGACACCTATTATTATGAAGAGAGCATCTTGATGACCACAAAAGGATCAATGTTTGATTACACAACCATTCTCTCGCTGGTGACGAGCATAGACTTGTCAAATAATCATATCTCTGGTGAAATCCCAAAAGAACTGACACAGCTTCTCGGGTTGCGCTTCCTAAACTTATCGAAGAATCATTTGACTGGGAGGATTCCAGAAAAGATCGGTGACATGAAACAACTAGAATCACTTGACTTATCAGTCAACGATCTTACAGGGGAGATACCTTCGAGCTTTTCTGCTATGCATTTCCTGGAACGTTTGAATCTGTCTTACAACAACTTATCAGGAAAAATACCCACGAGTGGTCAATTGTCGACCTTTGACTCTTCGACATATGTGGGTAATAAAGGCCTTTGCGGTATGCCACTGCCAGATTGCCCAGTTTATCAAACTCCACCTGACGCCAGAGTTAAACATGAAGATGATGAGAAGCTCGACAAATTATTGGAGTACACCAGTATTGTGGTTGGATTTGTGGTCGGCTTTTGGCTGTTTATTGGCACACTCATCATGAAGCAGGCCATCAGATTTGCTTTCTTCCGACGGATCGACAAGACCAGTGACTGGATCTATGTTCAGTTTGCAGTTAAGCTTGCGAAGCTCAAATCCAAATGGCAAACGATGACATGAACTGCCGGTAAGTGCTCGAGTGCGTCACTTCTTCTACCACACCTTAATGTCATGTTGTCCTTTGTAGTTAGTCGCATCGAAATCTTTGTGTTAGCATGTAATGATGTTTTCATATTATGCTGTCATGGTTAAGCTGAAATAAGCATAATGGATTCTCTGTATACATTAACATGTATTAGTTATAGTATCGTAACATCTCCATCTATCATCATTTTGCTATCGCCTTGTCTATCCATCGATACGTATCTgacaactaaaagattaattgcaAAAGTGTATGCCATACAGACTCTGTTTGCTAAGGAAATAGTTAATCTACCTATATTTAATCAATGTTTGAGAGTGGAGATTGTGTTCTTCTGTTGTTGTTCTTACAATATATTATTATGCTCAAATTAGATAAAGATAATGACAATCATAGTGTAGAGAGACAATTAGACAATAAAATTATAATCATTAATGAGGACATGCTATTAGTGTTCGGCTGAAATCATTGTCTTATTCGAGTGAAGAATCTTTCTTTTCTGAGATGAGATTGTATATTTTGATCCTCCTCAAAATATAGTATGAGACTCACTTTTCATTTTCTACCAGAgtacaaatatttttttctgcTAAAATAAAATCCATatccatcaattttttttaagtgAATTATTCTTAATAAGTTTTATAAATTCATATCAATCCTACTCTAGACTGCTTGCTCCTATCATTTGGGTGCAAAAGTTTGAGACTtttgattatataattatattaacaGAGATAGAGATATTCTATGTTTCTTGATTGAGTTGTTTTCGTTAATCAACATTTTATGTTATGTGCGTTTGTTTCAGTATTCATAACTTgagagtatatatattttttattccttTTCCTTGGAAATCATATTTTGCAGGACTCGCAGAACTTTGATTCAGGTGTCACCTGAATGCTCTACATAAGTTCCCGATTTGCTGTTATTTTGGTGTTTCTATAATAAAAGCACATTGCCACCAGTTCACCTGAAGTAGGAGTCAAactagaagaagatgatgatggtgataTGCTTGAAACAATAACATTAGATGTTACTAGCGGTGTCGTGGGATTCATAGTTGTTTCTGGGGTTTCTATCGGCGTAGTGATCGTGAAGCAAGGCTTAAGGATTACTCTCTTCCAACAAAATGACAACATATATGGATGGATGCAGATATGACGAAGAATCAATTGAACTGTGGCAAAGTGCTAAGACTGTCTATGTAGACTTCATGTATTTGTGTTCTAGTGTTTTGATTCATGAATGACCATTTGGTGTTGTCCAGAAATAAGGTTATTGTTTAAAGATAACATCTGAGACATGGCGTCAGGATTGCTCTGTTCCAGTTGATCG comes from Musa acuminata AAA Group cultivar baxijiao chromosome BXJ3-3, Cavendish_Baxijiao_AAA, whole genome shotgun sequence and encodes:
- the LOC108952320 gene encoding receptor-like protein EIX1, translating into MTAAGSGSFQDGRIASKRLMMLVALLLVSCCLGHGFGDEDHGEVEGIGSSCMESERRALLAIKSDMYDPDNWFSSWTGKDCCGWRGVACDHTTGHVTKLDLRYPYTYTYTYTYDMRDVLYDVETIGASKVNPSLQELKYLKYLDLSMNNFSHAPVPKMIASLVHLEYLNLSNAMFDGPIPPQLGNLSNLHYLDLQGWYFDDFLHVDNLDWLSGIPSLKYLDMSFVDLSKAINWFYVINSIPALEVLRLSDADLPYVPSPLPPFNLTTIATLDLSWNSNITSAMLRWLSNATSLENLLLFGCGSLTIESVQVALGALSNLKELDLSFNSLEGEIREILNNVSSRGLKHLDLSFNQLSGDIPPGSLSDLEYLDLSGNFKVIVHIFASLGNFTNLRHLGLAANSISGEIPQTVGNFVRLEYLDLSYNDIIGKIPESIGNLSNLVELHLSANKIVGGIPKTMGTLIHIKILDLTDNRISGEITETIGGLQNLQILSLDNNFITGEISETIGGLQNLQTLILKGNSFTGQIPDTIGRLHSLKYLDISNNNLSGPLPKTMGGLCNLTMLDLSQNNIGGELTNLFDGLCACTQWTSLLSLYMQHNHLSGTIPSSMGRVSQLLNLYLSSNSLVGTITEAHFSNLTNLIGFTISSNSLNVILPNDWHPPFNVEFIGMSFCYLGAELPAWLQTQTQLTTLYLCGVGLSGNLPIWFSNFSRGLQSLNMSSNNLRGRLPFAPQLMLDLSNNSFVGPIPLSFTKATSLSLLSLSHNHINGRLPPFFCNMQSLQVLDLSNSRLIGEVPDCPNSFPISLQSLHLNNNNMSGTIPLFLKHCHKLVTLDLGENKLHGRIPTWIGRNLWSLRVLRLRSNVLYGTIPMNIVNLTSLQLLDLSSNNLTGSLPSSLGNFSAMVETQNDTGSMLHIDTYYYEESILMTTKGSMFDYTTILSLVTSIDLSNNHISGEIPKELTQLLGLRFLNLSKNHLTGRIPEKIGDMKQLESLDLSVNDLTGEIPSSFSAMHFLERLNLSYNNLSGKIPTSGQLSTFDSSTYVGNKGLCGMPLPDCPVYQTPPDARVKHEDDEKLDKLLEYTSIVVGFVVGFWLFIGTLIMKQAIRFAFFRRIDKTSDWIYVQFAVKLAKLKSKWQTMT